A DNA window from Procambarus clarkii isolate CNS0578487 chromosome 75, FALCON_Pclarkii_2.0, whole genome shotgun sequence contains the following coding sequences:
- the LOC138357030 gene encoding buccalin-like: MDDVGSVLGAGIRVMDDVGSVLGGGVRVMDDVGSVLGAGIRVMDDVGSVFGGGVRVMDDVGSVLGAGIRVMDDVGSVLGAGVWVMDDVGTVLGAGVRVMDDVGSVLGAGVWVMDDVGSVLGAGVWVMDDVGSVLGAGVWVMDDVGSVLGAGVWVMDDVGSVLGAGVWVMDDVGIVLGAGVRVMDDVGSVLGAGVRVMDDVGSVLGAGVWVMDDVGTVLGAGVRVMDDVGSVLGAGVWVMDDVGSVLGAGVRVMDDVGSVLGAGVWVMDDVGSVLGAGVWVMDDVGSVLGAGVRVMDEVGRAGVKGRHDKG; the protein is encoded by the coding sequence ATGGATGATGTGGGTAGTGTATTAGGTGCTGGCATCAGGGTGATGGATGATGTGGGAAGTGTATTAGGTGGTGGCGTTAGGGTGATGGATGATGTGGGTAGTGTATTAGGTGCTGGCATCAGGGTGATGGATGATGTGGGAAGTGTATTCGGTGGTGGCGTTAGGGTGATGGATGATGTGGGTAGTGTATTAGGTGCTGGCATCAGGGTGATGGATGATGTGGGAAGTGTATTAGGTGCTGGCGTCTGGGTGATGGATGATGTGGGAACTGTATTAGGTGCTGGCGTCAGGGTGATGGATGATGTGGGTAGTGTATTAGGTGCTGGCGTCTGGGTGATGGATGATGTGGGAAGTGTATTAGGTGCTGGCGTCTGGGTGATGGATGATGTGGGAAGTGTATTAGGTGCTGGCGTCTGGGTGATGGATGATGTGGGAAGTGTATTAGGTGCTGGCGTCTGGGTGATGGATGATGTGGGAAGTGTATTAGGTGCTGGCGTCTGGGTGATGGATGATGTGGGTATTGTATTAGGGGCTGGCGTCAGGGTGATGGATGATGTGGGTAGTGTATTAGGTGCTGGCGTCAGGGTGATGGATGATGTGGGAAGTGTATTAGGTGCTGGCGTCTGGGTGATGGATGATGTGGGAACTGTATTAGGTGCTGGCGTCAGGGTGATGGATGATGTGGGTAGTGTATTAGGTGCTGGCGTCTGGGTGATGGATGATGTGGGTAGTGTATTAGGTGCTGGCGTCAGGGTGATGGATGATGTGGGTAGTGTATTAGGTGCTGGCGTCTGGGTGATGGATGATGTGGGAAGTGTACTAGGTGCTGGCGTCTGGGTGATGGATGATGTGGGAAGTGTATTAGGTGCTGGCGTtagggtgatggatgaggtgggaAGAGCAGGAGTCAAAGGTAGACACGATAAGGGCTAA
- the LOC123771817 gene encoding variant surface antigen E-like, translated as MEEVVRVAKMDIIHHQLRFGHCHRQFKMDVLEEPEDRVLLNNMPQLNVSKAVGPRTRPKDHNHGPPPRTTPTDHTQGPQPRTTSKDHNHGPHPRTTPKDHNHGPHPRTTTTDHTQGPHPRTTTTDHTQGPQPRTTPKDHNHGPHPRTTTTDHTQGPQPRTTTKDHNQRPQPRTTTKNHTQGPQPRTTHKDHNQRPQPRTTTKDHNQEPHPRTTTKDHPEVPQPRTTPKDHNQGPHPRTTTKYHTQGPPPSTTPKDHHQGPHPRTTTKDHQGPPPRTTTKNQEHNAAKYKSSVAEEVDFSTVLAVISRENERVGAEAASSPRPPISQQPGILVNDTCCNG; from the exons ATGGAAGAGGTTGTCAGAGTTGCG AAAATGGATATTATTCACCACCAACTTCGCTTTGGTCATTGTCACAGACAGTTTAAGATGGACGTCTTGGAGGAACCTGAAGACCGCGTCTTATTAAACAATATGCCGCAG CTGAATGtttcaaaggctgttgggccaagGACCAGACCCAAGGACCACAACCACGGACCACCCCCAAGGACCACACCCACGGACCACACCCAAGGACCACAACCACGGACCACTTCCAAGGACCACAACCACGGACCACACCCAAGGACCACACCCAAGGACCACAACCACGGACCACACCCAAGGACCACAACCACGGACCACACCCAAGGACCACACCCAAGGACCACAACCACGGACCACACCCAAGGACCACAACCACGGACCACTCCCAAGGACCACAACCACGGACCACACCCAAGGACCACAACCACGGACCACACCCAAGGACCACAACCACGGACCACAACCAAGGACCACAACCAAAGACCACAACCAAGGACCACAACCAAGAACCACACCCAAGGACCACAACCAAGGACCACCCACAAGGACCACAACCAAAGACCACAACCAAGGACCACAACCAAGGACCACAACCAAGAACCACACCCAAGGACCACAACCAAGGACCACCCCGAAGTACCACAACCAAGAACCACACCCAAGGACCACAACCAAGGACCACACCCAAGGACCACCACCAAGTACCACACCCAAGGACCACCACCAAGTACCACACCCAAGGACCACCACCAAGGACCACACCCAAGGACCACCACCAAGGACCACCAAGGACCACCACCAAGAACCACAACCAAGAACCAGGAGCATAATGCTGCCAAGTACAAAAGCTCTGTGGCCGAAGAGGTAGATTTTTCAACAGTATTAGCAGTGATCTCGCGTGAGAATGAAAGAGTCGGCGCGGAGGCTGCATCTTCCCCCCGCCCACCCATCTCCCAGCAGCCTGGCATCCTCGTCAATGATACATGTTGCAACGGGTGA